TGCACAATACGTCTTGCTGAAAAAAGAGGCGGATGAAGCAAAAGGGAAGTTGGAAAAAGAAAAATCCACGGAGCTCTTGGCGCAAAGCTATGCAGGCTCCTTGGGACATGCTATTGAGCCTGTAATTAAGCCGCTTGGTTTTGATTGGAAGATCGGCGTAGGCTTGTTCAGCGCCTTTGCCGCAAAAGAGGTTATGGTGAGCACCTTGGCGACGATTTACAGCGTGGAGGCCAGTGATGAAGAAATGGCGCCGCTCCAAGAAGTGTTGGCGGCGGATCCGTCCTTTAGCCCGCTGATAGCGCTGTCGCTGATGGTTTTCTGCCTGATTTACTCGCCGTGCCTGGCCACGGTGGCGGTAATCAAGAGGGAAATGAATTCATGGAAGTGGGCTGGATTTAGCGTGGCTTATTCCATGACCTTGGCTTGGCTTATGGCGTTTATCGTTTACCAGGGTGGTTTATTGCTTGGATTTGGCGGCTAGAGGCTTCTTGAGAGAAAGAAGGAAAGACTATGAATGACTTGCTGGTATATCTAATCGGCGCAGGGGCGGCGGCGTACTTTGCCTGGATTGGCGTACGCAAGATTCGGGGTGAAGATGGCTGCGCTTGCGCACGGTCCGACGTAAACAAAGGCGGTTGCAGCGGCGGATGCAGCGGTTGCAGTCAAAGTTTTGGAGAAAAACATTTGTGACCGGGCGGGGCAAGCTTCGCCTGCTTTGCCTGGTCACAGGCCTAGGACCGCTAGTTCTTTTCTATTTCTTGGCGGGCGGCATGCTGCGAGAGCATCGGGCATTGGAATCAGCCTTTTCCTTGGCTGTGGCTGCGGCTTGCTTAGCGGCTGCTATTGCCGCTTCAATAGGCGTTCCATGGCTTTGGGGACAGGCGCTGGCGCGCATACACGCTTGGTGTGAACAGGTGAAAAAAGGGGAGCTCGCCGATTTGCCGGCGCTCCCTAACGAGATGGCGGATACCGCCGATGAAGATGATTTACTCCGGTTGTCGCGTGATTTGCAATGGATGATTCGGAGAATTCGTCTGCGTGAACAGGAACTCAACCGACGGACAGTGGATTTGGAAGAAGCCTATCGGCGAATGCGGGAGCTGGCCTTAATGGACCCGCTTACCGGTTTGTCTAATCGTCGGCACTTTTTTGAGCACTTGCAGGTAGAGCTTCCTGTAGCCAAAGATTGCAGTCGTCCCCTGTCTTTGCTGATCTTGGATATTGATTATTTCAAAAAGATTAACGATACCTACGGTCATCCGGGCGGCGATTGCGTACTAAAAGGCATGGGGAAATTATTGTCCGAAGCGGTATCGCCTAGAGAAATGGCGGCCCGCATAGGAGGGGAAGAATTTGCTGTGATTTTACCGGGCGTTAGTGCGGAGGAAGCAGCGCGCAAGGCCTTGGAGATCTTACAAAAAGTTCGCCGTCATTGCTTTTTATACCAAGGCGTACGCATTGAAGGCGTCACTGTTTCCATCGGCTTGCATACACTGCAAAAAGGAGAGGAATGCCAAGCAGATCCCTTTTTGTTGGGGGCGGATAAAGCGCTGTATCAAGCGAAGCGGGACGGACGTAACTGCGTATATTGCTGCGCTCGCTCGTCCGGTACACCGGTGAGTTTAGAAGAGTGGCAAAAACGCAAAGAAAAACAAAATGAGCGTGAAGAATTACGGGAAAACGAGCGGCTTAGTCAAGGGCTTGCGCGGCGTTGCTGCAGAGAGCGACAGATTGGCGGAGGCAGCTAAACATGATAGAGAAAGAGAAGTGAAGAATGTTTATGAAGCAGTGGATTGCTATGTTGGCGGCAGGAACGGTGTTGACGACT
This sequence is a window from Anaeromusa acidaminophila DSM 3853. Protein-coding genes within it:
- a CDS encoding GGDEF domain-containing protein; amino-acid sequence: MTGRGKLRLLCLVTGLGPLVLFYFLAGGMLREHRALESAFSLAVAAACLAAAIAASIGVPWLWGQALARIHAWCEQVKKGELADLPALPNEMADTADEDDLLRLSRDLQWMIRRIRLREQELNRRTVDLEEAYRRMRELALMDPLTGLSNRRHFFEHLQVELPVAKDCSRPLSLLILDIDYFKKINDTYGHPGGDCVLKGMGKLLSEAVSPREMAARIGGEEFAVILPGVSAEEAARKALEILQKVRRHCFLYQGVRIEGVTVSIGLHTLQKGEECQADPFLLGADKALYQAKRDGRNCVYCCARSSGTPVSLEEWQKRKEKQNEREELRENERLSQGLARRCCRERQIGGGS